Proteins found in one Armatimonadota bacterium genomic segment:
- a CDS encoding dienelactone hydrolase family protein gives MGAGLYLATPESGSGPGVLVLHSWWGLNEFFRGFCDRLAGQGFVALAPDLFDGKVATTITQAKELRAKTTAARKESAYKYLIRMISVLLGEPAVRGPDIGVIGFSMGGHWAYWLAQRPELPIAATVTFYAARNGDYATTSSDFLAHFAETDEWVSAAGIRKLERSLTAAGRTVFFYTYPGTGHWFFEQDRVDAFDPEAAALAWDRTLLFLKERLG, from the coding sequence GTGGGCGCGGGCTTGTATCTCGCCACACCGGAGAGCGGATCGGGGCCAGGAGTCCTCGTGCTTCATTCGTGGTGGGGGCTCAACGAGTTCTTCAGGGGCTTCTGCGACCGACTCGCCGGCCAGGGGTTCGTTGCTCTCGCGCCGGACCTGTTCGACGGCAAGGTTGCGACCACCATCACGCAGGCGAAGGAGCTGCGGGCGAAGACCACCGCAGCACGCAAGGAGTCCGCATACAAGTACCTGATCCGGATGATCAGTGTGCTCTTGGGCGAGCCTGCGGTTCGCGGGCCCGACATTGGGGTGATCGGCTTCTCAATGGGCGGACACTGGGCCTACTGGCTCGCGCAGCGCCCTGAGCTGCCGATCGCGGCCACAGTGACCTTCTACGCAGCGCGCAACGGCGACTACGCGACCACTTCCTCGGACTTCCTAGCTCACTTCGCCGAGACAGACGAGTGGGTTTCCGCGGCGGGTATCAGGAAGCTCGAGAGGAGCCTGACCGCAGCCGGGAGGACGGTGTTCTTCTACACGTATCCGGGGACAGGTCACTGGTTCTTCGAGCAAGACCGTGTCGACGCTTTCGACCCTGAGGCGGCGGCACTGGCGTGGGACCGAACGCTGCTCTTCTTGAAGGAGAGGTTGGGCTAA
- a CDS encoding DUF3795 domain-containing protein, with amino-acid sequence MEQILARCGYRCDLCLAYRPNVQANPSSQQILSDRWHKYFGFRIPPGEVVCDGCMAEDGRLIDHTCPVRPCVIERALRYCAECADYGCEELAERLVNYEDVAARFGAPIPEEDRARFIAPYENKQRLEELRARWSE; translated from the coding sequence ATGGAGCAGATCCTCGCAAGATGCGGCTATCGCTGCGACCTGTGTCTGGCGTATCGGCCGAACGTCCAGGCGAATCCATCAAGCCAGCAGATCCTCAGCGATAGGTGGCACAAGTACTTCGGATTCAGAATTCCCCCAGGAGAAGTCGTGTGCGACGGCTGCATGGCAGAGGATGGGCGCCTCATTGACCACACGTGTCCGGTCAGGCCGTGCGTCATCGAGAGAGCGCTGCGCTACTGCGCCGAATGTGCTGACTACGGATGTGAGGAACTCGCAGAGCGTCTGGTGAACTATGAGGACGTTGCGGCCCGGTTCGGGGCCCCGATCCCGGAGGAAGACCGCGCCAGGTTCATCGCGCCCTACGAGAACAAGCAGCGTCTTGAGGAGTTGAGAGCGAGGTGGAGTGAGTGA
- a CDS encoding efflux RND transporter periplasmic adaptor subunit, giving the protein MLEDPARPEGGAGPGRTRQGGSQSAAPGRQGVKRGRVIVLVVAGVVAAGVLYQISAPWRATAVDLTPVERGSLSDSLAVTGMVEARTVTVSPKVPGRVRAVHAASGDEVPAGRILIDLDNEEMAARVDEATAAVSAARARRDQAAAALEVQRAAAAARMAQAEAELAAARAQRDKARAGARPQERQQAASRVAQAKVALDQARREHQRVRDLVARGALPQSALDAARAAEETAQSQYDAALQAQSLVEAGAQAEDIATAEARVRQAEAAVAAARAAAAEERIREADLATARAAVGQAEAALRAARAQLASATITAPIAGTVVRKNVEVGELVTPGASLLALADLREVWVTVDLAAGDVAKVRVGQDLEVRSDAYPGRVFPAKVTELSRVADPRFGVGQAWSIRAKVALTDPDRLLRPGVQVDIEGTGIVAADALLVPATAIVTRLERTGVFVVAGGIARLRPVEIGVRTSKQVQVLSGVEVGDRVVGTPPEGLRDGMRVRTR; this is encoded by the coding sequence ATGCTGGAGGACCCGGCCCGCCCAGAGGGAGGCGCGGGTCCGGGTCGAACTCGCCAGGGAGGATCGCAATCCGCAGCACCCGGGAGGCAGGGCGTGAAACGCGGTCGCGTTATTGTTCTCGTCGTCGCAGGCGTCGTTGCTGCTGGCGTGCTCTATCAGATCAGCGCTCCCTGGCGGGCCACCGCCGTGGACCTCACGCCGGTTGAGCGGGGATCGCTCTCCGACTCCCTGGCCGTCACCGGGATGGTCGAGGCGCGGACCGTGACGGTGTCGCCGAAGGTGCCGGGGCGGGTACGGGCCGTACACGCGGCGAGCGGCGACGAGGTGCCCGCCGGTCGGATCCTCATCGATCTGGACAACGAGGAAATGGCCGCGCGCGTGGACGAGGCTACGGCGGCCGTTTCAGCGGCCCGGGCCCGCCGGGATCAGGCCGCCGCGGCCCTGGAGGTGCAGCGCGCAGCGGCTGCCGCCCGCATGGCACAGGCCGAGGCCGAGCTGGCAGCTGCCCGGGCGCAGCGTGACAAGGCGCGCGCCGGCGCCAGGCCGCAGGAGCGGCAGCAGGCTGCATCCCGCGTGGCGCAGGCGAAGGTGGCGCTCGACCAGGCCCGGCGCGAGCACCAGCGCGTGCGCGATCTCGTGGCCAGGGGCGCACTCCCGCAGAGCGCGCTCGACGCCGCGCGCGCCGCCGAGGAGACCGCGCAGTCACAGTACGATGCCGCGCTGCAGGCTCAGAGCCTCGTCGAGGCCGGAGCGCAGGCCGAGGACATAGCCACGGCCGAGGCGCGCGTGCGCCAGGCCGAGGCCGCAGTTGCCGCCGCCCGGGCTGCGGCCGCAGAGGAGCGCATCCGCGAGGCCGATCTCGCCACGGCCCGCGCCGCTGTTGGGCAGGCCGAGGCGGCGCTGCGCGCCGCGAGGGCGCAACTGGCTTCTGCCACGATCACCGCGCCGATCGCAGGCACGGTCGTGCGCAAGAACGTCGAAGTCGGAGAACTGGTCACGCCCGGCGCCTCGCTGCTCGCGCTCGCCGACCTGCGCGAGGTCTGGGTGACCGTGGACCTGGCCGCCGGCGACGTCGCCAAGGTCCGCGTGGGGCAGGATCTCGAGGTGCGCTCGGACGCCTATCCCGGCCGCGTCTTCCCGGCAAAGGTCACGGAACTCTCCCGCGTGGCCGATCCCAGGTTCGGCGTGGGGCAGGCCTGGTCCATCCGCGCGAAGGTCGCCCTGACCGACCCTGACCGGCTGCTGCGGCCTGGGGTGCAGGTGGACATCGAGGGGACCGGGATCGTCGCGGCCGATGCGCTCCTGGTGCCGGCGACGGCCATCGTGACCCGCCTCGAGCGCACTGGGGTGTTCGTGGTTGCCGGGGGGATCGCCCGGCTCCGACCAGTCGAGATAGGCGTGCGTACGTCGAAGCAGGTGCAGGTGCTCAGCGGAGTGGAGGTCGGCGATCGGGTGGTGGGGACTCCCCCGGAGGGTCTTCGGGACGGGATGCGGGTGAGAACAAGGTAG
- a CDS encoding ABC transporter permease, whose product MTSKALFIAAKDLSIRARDRRALVVLLAMPMALIFILGLVFNPMWQGTAEFQRIPVVVVDQDQGEIARLLVEQVLGTGEIGRMLRVDHAGQPADARNLVLRGRRAAGLVIPRGFSQAVMTGRPARLMLFTDPAQSIRAGIVNSIVNRFGAEVVKRQVAITVAAETLIVERIMTPATVVAAIPSWLKDVEQFTGRQAVAIAEERGSGPRFPAAIDYYAVGMGVMYLLFGVSMASQSILVERREGTLARMRTTPTGSSDIIAGKLLATFLTGLVQFSLLVLFTSVFYKVRWGSPLLLLLMIGATALAAAGLGTFLAALARTPEAVESLAPAIILPMSFLGGAMFPVYFMPPWLEYVSRLTFNRWALDGFLAIMAGAQTPVAIWQPLLALLAMSVVFLTVGAWRLRFR is encoded by the coding sequence GTGACCAGCAAGGCCCTGTTCATCGCCGCGAAGGATCTCAGCATCCGCGCGCGCGACCGGCGCGCCCTCGTAGTGCTGCTCGCCATGCCGATGGCGCTCATCTTCATCCTGGGCCTAGTCTTCAACCCGATGTGGCAGGGCACCGCCGAGTTCCAACGCATCCCTGTGGTCGTTGTGGATCAGGATCAGGGCGAGATCGCGCGGCTGCTGGTGGAGCAGGTACTCGGGACCGGAGAGATCGGTCGGATGCTGCGTGTGGACCACGCCGGCCAGCCCGCGGATGCCCGAAACCTGGTTCTGCGCGGGCGCCGAGCCGCCGGGCTGGTGATCCCCCGGGGATTCTCGCAGGCGGTCATGACCGGGCGCCCTGCGCGCCTCATGCTCTTCACGGATCCGGCCCAGAGCATCCGGGCCGGCATCGTCAACAGCATCGTCAACCGGTTCGGCGCGGAGGTGGTCAAGCGGCAGGTGGCGATCACGGTGGCGGCCGAGACGCTCATCGTCGAACGCATCATGACCCCGGCCACGGTCGTCGCGGCCATTCCGTCATGGCTGAAGGACGTCGAGCAGTTCACGGGCCGCCAGGCCGTGGCGATCGCCGAGGAGCGCGGCAGTGGGCCCCGCTTCCCCGCGGCCATTGACTACTACGCCGTGGGGATGGGTGTCATGTACCTGCTCTTCGGGGTGAGCATGGCGAGCCAGAGCATCCTGGTCGAGCGGCGCGAGGGCACGCTCGCGCGCATGCGCACAACCCCCACGGGCTCCTCCGACATCATAGCCGGCAAGCTCCTGGCCACCTTCCTGACGGGTTTGGTACAGTTCAGTCTGCTTGTTCTCTTCACGTCGGTCTTCTACAAGGTCCGGTGGGGCTCTCCGCTGCTGCTGTTGTTGATGATCGGCGCCACGGCGCTGGCCGCGGCCGGGCTGGGCACGTTCCTGGCCGCGCTGGCCCGCACCCCCGAGGCCGTCGAGTCGCTGGCACCGGCCATCATCCTGCCCATGTCGTTCCTGGGCGGCGCGATGTTCCCCGTGTACTTCATGCCGCCGTGGCTGGAATACGTCAGCCGGCTGACCTTCAACCGCTGGGCCCTCGACGGATTCCTGGCCATCATGGCCGGCGCACAGACCCCGGTGGCCATCTGGCAGCCGCTGCTGGCGCTGCTCGCCATGTCCGTGGTGTTCCTCACCGTGGGGGCGTGGAGGCTGCGGTTCCGGTGA
- a CDS encoding thioesterase: MYEKWLVAGWGDMDFNSHMRNTAYLDKSADVRMMFFSENGFPMSEFYRLRIGPVVMKDEIEYYREVELLEELRVTLAIAALAEDGSHFHIRNEFFKRDGKLAAKVTSVGGWLDLGTRRLTIPPEALTSALRSLTRTDNFQVLPSIAKG; the protein is encoded by the coding sequence ATGTACGAGAAATGGCTCGTGGCCGGCTGGGGGGACATGGACTTCAACTCCCACATGAGAAACACGGCCTACCTGGACAAGTCGGCTGATGTTCGGATGATGTTCTTCTCGGAGAACGGGTTTCCGATGAGCGAGTTCTACCGGCTCAGGATCGGTCCTGTGGTCATGAAGGACGAGATTGAGTACTACAGGGAAGTCGAGTTGCTGGAGGAGTTGAGGGTGACTCTGGCCATAGCCGCCCTCGCGGAGGATGGCAGCCACTTTCACATACGCAATGAGTTCTTCAAGCGCGACGGCAAGTTGGCCGCGAAGGTCACAAGTGTCGGTGGATGGCTCGATCTTGGTACGCGGAGACTGACTATCCCACCGGAGGCATTGACCAGCGCTCTACGGTCGCTTACGCGTACTGATAACTTCCAAGTCTTGCCTTCAATTGCAAAGGGATGA
- a CDS encoding 4-hydroxybutyryl-CoA dehydratase yields the protein MALMTRNDYIESLRRMKKRAYIMGQEVESPVDHPLVRPSLNACAMTYELAQDPEYADLMLATSNLTGQTVNRFTHLHQNAADLVAKVKMQRLLGQRTGCCFQRCVGMDAFNAVDSVTYEMDRTLGTEYHARFRRYLQHVQEHDLVVDGAMTDAKGDRRLRPSKQADPDLFVHIVERKPDGIVVRGAKLHQTGALNAHEILVMPTQTLSEEDRDYAVAFAVPADAPGILMICGRQSSDTRRLEGGQIDVGNREFGGHEAVIILDEVFVPWERVFMAGEHAFSGLLVERFAGYHRQSYGGCKAGVGDVMIGAAQSLAQYQGTEGASHIKDKIVEMVHLNETMYACGIACSAEGRPTATGTYLIDPLLANVCKLNVTRFPYEIARLAQDIAGGLLVTLPSEKDLANPVVGPYLVKYLHSVDRYTTEERCRMLRLLENLTLGPGAAAYLTESMHGAGSPQAQRIMLARLADLEDKTRLARKLAGVKERPG from the coding sequence ATGGCGCTGATGACTAGAAACGACTACATCGAAAGCCTCAGGAGGATGAAGAAGCGCGCGTACATCATGGGCCAGGAGGTCGAGAGCCCGGTGGACCACCCGCTGGTCCGGCCGTCGCTCAACGCATGCGCGATGACCTACGAACTGGCCCAGGATCCCGAGTACGCCGACCTGATGCTGGCCACCTCCAACCTGACGGGCCAGACGGTCAACCGGTTCACGCACCTGCACCAGAATGCGGCAGACCTGGTGGCGAAGGTGAAGATGCAGCGCCTGCTTGGGCAGAGGACGGGTTGCTGTTTCCAGCGCTGTGTGGGCATGGACGCGTTCAACGCGGTGGATTCGGTGACCTACGAGATGGACCGGACGCTGGGTACGGAATACCACGCCAGGTTTCGCCGGTACCTGCAGCACGTGCAGGAGCACGATCTGGTGGTGGACGGCGCGATGACGGACGCGAAGGGCGACCGGCGGCTGAGGCCTTCGAAGCAGGCCGATCCGGACCTGTTCGTGCACATCGTGGAGCGGAAGCCCGATGGCATCGTGGTGCGCGGCGCCAAGCTCCACCAGACCGGCGCCTTGAACGCACACGAGATCCTCGTCATGCCCACGCAGACGCTCTCGGAGGAAGACCGGGACTATGCCGTCGCATTCGCAGTTCCGGCGGACGCTCCGGGCATTCTCATGATCTGCGGCCGGCAGTCGTCGGACACACGCCGACTCGAAGGCGGCCAGATTGACGTGGGCAACCGAGAGTTCGGCGGTCACGAGGCCGTGATCATCTTGGACGAGGTATTCGTCCCCTGGGAGCGGGTCTTCATGGCCGGCGAACACGCCTTCAGCGGGCTGCTCGTTGAGCGGTTTGCCGGCTACCACCGCCAGAGTTACGGCGGCTGCAAGGCAGGTGTAGGCGACGTGATGATCGGGGCGGCGCAGTCGCTGGCCCAGTACCAGGGGACGGAGGGGGCGTCGCACATCAAGGACAAGATCGTCGAGATGGTCCACCTCAACGAGACGATGTACGCGTGCGGTATCGCGTGCTCAGCGGAAGGCAGGCCGACGGCTACCGGCACCTACCTGATTGATCCGCTGCTGGCGAACGTGTGCAAGCTCAACGTGACCCGCTTCCCGTACGAGATCGCGCGGCTGGCGCAGGATATCGCAGGCGGCCTGCTTGTCACGTTGCCGTCGGAGAAGGACCTGGCCAACCCCGTCGTGGGCCCCTACCTAGTGAAGTACCTGCACAGCGTGGACCGCTACACGACCGAAGAACGCTGCCGGATGCTGCGGTTGCTGGAGAACCTCACGCTGGGGCCGGGAGCGGCGGCCTATCTCACCGAGTCAATGCACGGGGCCGGGTCGCCGCAGGCGCAGAGGATCATGCTGGCGCGGCTCGCCGACCTGGAGGATAAGACGCGGTTGGCGCGGAAGCTGGCCGGCGTCAAGGAGCGCCCAGGGTGA
- a CDS encoding ABC transporter ATP-binding protein, whose amino-acid sequence MDALVAAGNLVKHYDGHAAVRGISFEVRSGEAFGLLGPNGAGKTTTIGMLACLLEPTSGDAFIAGNSIRRDPMAVRRAIGVVPQEIALYPTLTARENLRFWARMYEVAGEEAARRIEEVLDVVGLRDRAGERIDTYSGGMKRRINIAVGLLHRPKLLMLDEPTVGVDPQSRTNILETVKQLNRDGLTVLYTSHYMEEVEFLCNRIAIMDAGQIIAMGTQEELRLQVGERDLISIATHAARLGAELPASLRALPGVDDVRMREDRLEVLTTTGRRLLPQIVTQFVAHDVPILAIEVREPNLESLFLHLTGKGLRD is encoded by the coding sequence ATGGACGCCCTTGTCGCCGCCGGGAACCTGGTCAAGCACTACGATGGGCATGCAGCGGTCCGCGGGATCTCGTTCGAGGTGCGAAGCGGCGAAGCGTTCGGGTTGCTCGGCCCCAACGGCGCCGGCAAGACCACCACCATCGGCATGTTGGCCTGCCTGTTGGAACCCACCTCCGGTGACGCCTTTATTGCGGGCAACAGCATACGCAGGGATCCGATGGCGGTCCGCCGGGCGATCGGCGTGGTCCCACAGGAGATCGCCCTCTACCCAACCCTCACCGCGCGAGAGAACCTGCGCTTCTGGGCGCGCATGTACGAGGTCGCGGGCGAGGAAGCCGCGCGCCGCATCGAGGAGGTACTCGATGTCGTGGGCCTGCGCGACCGGGCCGGCGAGCGCATTGACACCTATTCAGGTGGGATGAAGCGCCGGATCAACATCGCCGTAGGCCTCCTGCACCGGCCGAAGCTGCTGATGCTGGACGAGCCCACCGTGGGTGTGGATCCCCAGTCGCGAACCAACATCCTGGAGACCGTGAAGCAGCTCAACCGCGATGGCCTCACCGTCCTCTATACCAGCCACTACATGGAGGAGGTCGAGTTCCTCTGCAACCGGATCGCGATCATGGACGCGGGCCAGATCATCGCCATGGGCACCCAGGAGGAGCTGCGCCTGCAGGTCGGGGAGCGCGACCTGATCAGCATAGCCACGCACGCGGCGCGGCTTGGCGCCGAGCTGCCCGCGTCGCTCCGCGCGCTTCCGGGGGTGGACGATGTGCGGATGCGCGAGGACCGGCTCGAGGTGCTGACCACGACAGGCCGCCGGCTGCTGCCGCAGATCGTGACGCAGTTCGTGGCGCACGACGTGCCGATCCTGGCCATCGAGGTCCGGGAGCCCAACCTCGAGAGTCTCTTCCTCCACCTCACCGGCAAGGGACTCCGTGACTGA